One window from the genome of Pseudomonas sp. L5B5 encodes:
- the dapC gene encoding succinyldiaminopimelate transaminase has protein sequence MNNALNQLQPYPFEKLRALLGTVTPNPDKRPIALSIGEPKHRSPSFVAEALASNLDQMAVYPTTLGIPALREAIGAWCERRFGVPEGWIDPARNVLPVNGTREALFAFTQTVVNRGEDALVVSPNPFYQIYEGAAFLAGAKPHYLPCLDENGFNPDFDAVPTEIWQRCQILFLCSPGNPTGALIPLATLKKLIALADEHDFVIAADECYSELYFDEQTPPPGLLSACAELGRKDFKRCVVFHSLSKRSNLPGLRSGFVAGDAEILKGFLLYRTYHGCAMPVQTQLASVAAWNDEVHVRANRALYREKFDAVLAILSPVMDVQRPDGSFYLWPNVAGDDAAFCRDLFEQEHVTVVPGSYLSRDVDGTNPGAGRVRMALVAPLAECVEAAERIRDFVLRRQ, from the coding sequence ATGAACAACGCTCTGAACCAGCTGCAACCCTACCCGTTCGAAAAGCTTCGCGCCTTGCTCGGCACCGTCACACCCAATCCGGACAAGCGCCCCATCGCCTTGTCCATCGGCGAACCCAAGCACCGTTCGCCGAGCTTTGTCGCCGAGGCCCTGGCCAGCAACCTCGACCAGATGGCGGTGTACCCCACCACACTGGGCATCCCGGCCCTGCGCGAAGCCATCGGCGCCTGGTGCGAGCGGCGCTTCGGCGTGCCGGAAGGCTGGATCGACCCGGCACGTAACGTGCTGCCGGTGAATGGCACCCGCGAGGCCCTGTTCGCCTTCACCCAGACCGTGGTCAATCGCGGCGAGGACGCCCTGGTCGTCAGCCCCAACCCGTTCTACCAGATCTACGAGGGTGCAGCGTTCCTGGCTGGCGCCAAGCCGCACTACCTGCCGTGCCTGGACGAAAACGGCTTCAACCCGGACTTCGATGCCGTGCCGACCGAGATCTGGCAGCGCTGCCAGATCCTGTTCCTGTGCTCACCGGGCAACCCTACCGGCGCACTGATTCCACTGGCGACCCTGAAGAAGCTGATCGCCCTGGCCGACGAGCATGACTTCGTGATTGCCGCCGACGAGTGCTACAGCGAGCTGTATTTCGACGAACAGACTCCCCCGCCCGGCCTGCTCAGCGCCTGCGCCGAGCTGGGCCGCAAGGACTTCAAGCGCTGCGTGGTGTTCCACAGCCTGTCCAAGCGCTCCAACCTGCCAGGCCTGCGCTCGGGTTTCGTCGCCGGTGATGCCGAGATCCTCAAGGGCTTCTTGCTGTACCGCACCTACCACGGCTGCGCCATGCCGGTGCAGACCCAGCTGGCCAGCGTCGCCGCCTGGAACGACGAAGTCCATGTTCGGGCCAACCGCGCGCTGTACCGGGAGAAGTTCGATGCGGTGCTGGCAATCCTCTCGCCAGTCATGGACGTGCAGCGCCCGGACGGCAGTTTCTACCTGTGGCCGAACGTGGCTGGTGACGACGCAGCGTTCTGCCGCGACCTGTTCGAACAAGAACACGTGACCGTGGTCCCCGGCTCTTATCTGTCGCGGGATGTGGACGGCACCAACCCCGGCGCCGGTCGCGTGCGCATGGCCCTGGTGGCACCACTGGCCGAATGCGTCGAGGCCGCCGAGCGGATTCGCGATTTCGTGTTGCGCCGTCAATAA
- a CDS encoding Na+/H+ antiporter, with protein MQTAYTVLILLMLVSLSRLVGRVIPLPLPLVQITAGALLAWPTLGLHVALDPELFLFLFLPPLLFSDGWRMPKREFWRLRGPILTLAVGLVLFTVVGAGYFIHWLLPTIPLPVAFALAAVLSPTDAVAVSAISQNRLPTPLMHMLQGEALMNDASGLVTFKFALAAAVTGVFSLANASLTFVLVAVGGLAVGVALSWLVGRLRAWMIARGWDDPATHVVFMLLLPFAAYVLAERLGASGILSAVAAGMMQSWLDLLPRQTSTRLLNRSVWSLLEFAFNGLIFLLLGLQLPDIIKAVVSHETSLWPTLAYRCLDVVAIFLVLLVLRFIWVQSIWRLSGLLRRWRGKGELTLVPTARSCWLLTLGGVRGAVTLAGVMSVPLFLGAGEAFPERDLLIFIAAGVILLSLVAACIALPLLLRGIVKSPDDKRRGEVRDAWRKTAEAAIHALEAEDVAEASEAPDAAQAALSSELKGRLMAEYRHQLEVYNDSAEAQALAQQMDLLERHLRLKALRAQRLELYRLSRQHQIGDDVLREVLAELDLSEANLGQVK; from the coding sequence ATGCAAACCGCCTACACCGTCCTCATCCTGCTGATGCTGGTGAGCCTTTCGCGTCTTGTCGGGCGGGTGATCCCGTTGCCGCTGCCCCTGGTGCAGATCACGGCCGGAGCCTTGCTGGCCTGGCCGACCCTGGGCCTGCATGTGGCCCTGGACCCGGAGCTGTTTCTTTTCCTGTTCCTGCCGCCCCTGCTGTTTTCCGATGGCTGGCGCATGCCCAAGCGCGAGTTCTGGCGCCTGCGTGGCCCGATCCTGACCCTGGCCGTGGGGCTGGTGTTGTTCACCGTGGTCGGTGCCGGTTATTTCATCCACTGGCTGCTGCCCACCATTCCCCTGCCGGTGGCCTTCGCCCTGGCAGCGGTGCTGTCGCCCACCGACGCCGTGGCGGTGTCGGCGATTTCCCAGAATCGCCTGCCGACCCCGCTGATGCACATGCTCCAGGGCGAGGCGCTGATGAACGATGCTTCGGGCCTGGTGACCTTCAAGTTCGCCCTGGCAGCGGCGGTCACCGGGGTATTTTCCCTGGCCAACGCCAGCCTGACCTTCGTCCTGGTGGCGGTGGGCGGCCTTGCGGTAGGCGTGGCCCTGAGCTGGCTGGTGGGGCGCCTGCGGGCCTGGATGATCGCCCGCGGCTGGGATGATCCGGCGACCCATGTGGTGTTCATGTTGCTGCTGCCGTTCGCTGCCTATGTCCTGGCCGAGCGCCTGGGCGCCTCGGGGATTCTGTCGGCGGTGGCGGCGGGGATGATGCAGAGCTGGCTCGACTTGCTGCCCCGTCAGACCAGTACCCGGCTGCTCAATCGCAGCGTCTGGTCGTTGCTGGAATTTGCCTTCAATGGCCTGATCTTCCTGCTCTTGGGCCTGCAACTGCCGGACATCATCAAGGCGGTGGTCAGCCATGAGACTTCGCTCTGGCCGACCCTGGCCTATCGCTGCCTGGATGTGGTGGCGATCTTCCTGGTGCTGCTGGTGCTGCGTTTCATCTGGGTGCAGAGCATCTGGCGCTTGTCTGGCCTGCTGCGGCGCTGGCGTGGCAAGGGCGAGTTGACCCTGGTGCCCACAGCGCGCTCCTGCTGGCTGCTGACCCTGGGTGGGGTGCGTGGGGCGGTGACCCTGGCCGGCGTGATGTCGGTGCCGCTGTTCCTCGGTGCCGGCGAGGCCTTTCCTGAGCGCGACCTGCTGATCTTCATTGCCGCCGGGGTGATCCTGCTGTCCCTGGTAGCGGCCTGCATCGCCTTGCCGCTGTTGCTGCGTGGCATCGTCAAGAGCCCTGACGACAAGCGCCGAGGGGAGGTTCGGGATGCGTGGCGCAAGACCGCCGAGGCGGCGATTCATGCCCTGGAGGCCGAAGATGTGGCCGAAGCCAGCGAGGCTCCGGATGCGGCCCAGGCTGCACTGAGCAGCGAGCTCAAGGGGCGCTTGATGGCCGAGTACCGGCATCAGTTGGAGGTCTACAACGATTCTGCCGAGGCCCAGGCACTGGCCCAGCAGATGGACCTGCTGGAGCGTCACCTGCGGCTCAAGGCCCTGCGGGCGCAGCGGCTGGAGTTGTACCGCCTGAGCCGCCAGCATCAGATCGGCGACGATGTGCTGCGTGAAGTCCTGGCGGAACTGGACTTGAGCGAGGCGAACCTGGGGCAGGTGAAGTGA
- a CDS encoding ArsC family reductase, whose translation MTVSSKTLHLFGIKACDTMKKARTWLDEHAVSYDFHDYKTCGIDREHLNQWCDEHGWQVVLNRAGTTFRKLDDESKADLDQAKAVELMLAQPSMIKRPVLDLGDKTLIGFKPDLYAAALK comes from the coding sequence TTGACCGTTTCAAGCAAAACGTTGCACCTTTTCGGCATCAAGGCCTGCGACACCATGAAAAAGGCGCGCACCTGGCTCGATGAACACGCTGTCAGCTACGACTTCCATGACTACAAAACCTGCGGCATCGACCGCGAGCACCTGAACCAATGGTGCGACGAACACGGCTGGCAGGTGGTGTTGAACCGCGCGGGCACGACCTTTCGCAAACTCGATGACGAAAGCAAAGCCGATCTCGACCAGGCAAAGGCCGTTGAACTGATGCTCGCGCAACCCTCGATGATCAAGCGCCCGGTGCTCGATCTCGGTGACAAGACCCTGATTGGCTTCAAGCCAGACCTTTACGCGGCAGCGCTCAAGTAA
- the dapD gene encoding 2,3,4,5-tetrahydropyridine-2,6-dicarboxylate N-succinyltransferase, translating to MSTTLFSLAFGVGTQNRQGAWLEVFYAAPLLKPSAEIIAAVAPILGYSEGNQAITFTTAQAAQMADALKGIDATQVALLTRLAESHKPLVATLLAEDTELTSTPEAYLKLHLLSHRLVKPHGLSLAGVFPLLPNVAWTSQGAIDLGELAERQLEARLRGELLEVFSVDKFPKMTDYVVPSGVRIADSARIRLGAYIGEGTTVMHEGFVNFNAGTEGPGMIEGRVSAGVFVGKGSDLGGGCSTMGTLSGGGNIVIKVGEGCLIGANAGIGIPLGDRNTVESGLYVTAGTKVALLDENNQLVKVLKARELAGQPDLLFRRNSETGAVECKTHKSAIELNEALHAHN from the coding sequence ATGTCCACTACCCTGTTCAGCCTGGCCTTCGGTGTCGGCACCCAGAATCGTCAAGGCGCGTGGCTGGAGGTGTTCTACGCCGCGCCACTGCTCAAGCCATCCGCCGAAATCATCGCTGCGGTCGCACCGATCCTGGGCTACAGCGAAGGCAACCAGGCCATCACGTTCACCACCGCCCAGGCCGCCCAGATGGCCGACGCGCTGAAGGGCATCGACGCGACCCAGGTCGCCCTGCTGACCCGCCTGGCCGAAAGCCACAAGCCGCTGGTCGCCACCCTGCTGGCCGAAGACACCGAGCTGACCTCCACCCCAGAGGCTTACCTGAAGCTGCACCTGCTGTCCCATCGCCTGGTCAAGCCCCATGGCCTGAGCCTGGCCGGCGTGTTCCCGCTGCTGCCGAACGTCGCCTGGACCAGCCAGGGCGCCATCGACCTCGGCGAACTGGCCGAGCGCCAGCTGGAAGCACGCCTGCGCGGCGAGCTGCTGGAAGTGTTCTCGGTGGACAAGTTCCCGAAAATGACCGACTACGTCGTGCCGAGCGGCGTGCGCATCGCTGACAGCGCGCGGATCCGCCTGGGCGCCTACATCGGTGAAGGCACCACGGTGATGCACGAAGGTTTCGTCAACTTCAACGCCGGCACCGAAGGCCCGGGCATGATCGAAGGCCGTGTATCGGCCGGTGTGTTCGTTGGCAAGGGTTCGGACCTGGGTGGCGGTTGCTCCACCATGGGCACCCTGTCGGGCGGCGGCAATATCGTGATCAAGGTTGGCGAAGGCTGCCTGATCGGTGCCAACGCCGGCATCGGCATCCCCCTGGGCGATCGCAATACCGTGGAATCGGGCCTGTACGTGACCGCCGGAACCAAGGTGGCGCTGCTGGACGAGAACAACCAGCTGGTCAAGGTGCTCAAGGCCCGAGAACTGGCCGGCCAGCCTGACCTGCTGTTCCGCCGCAACTCGGAAACCGGCGCGGTGGAGTGCAAGACCCACAAGTCGGCCATCGAGCTGAACGAAGCGCTGCACGCTCACAACTAA
- a CDS encoding aminotransferase class V-fold PLP-dependent enzyme produces MLVPSPWRADFPAIAALQRQDQTYLDNAATTQKPQALLDALAHYYANGAANVHRAQHLPGAHATQAFEDSRSKVGQWLNVGDCGQIVFTHGATSALNLLAYGLEHQFQAGDEIVVSALEHHANLLPWQQLAQRRGLGLVILPLDADGLIDIEAASRLIGPRTRLLAVSQLSNVLGAWQPLTPLLAMARAQGALTVIDGAQGVVHGRHDVQALGCDFYVFSSHKLYGPDGVGVLFGRHSALKELRHWQFGGEMVQDADYQHASFRPAPLGFEAGTPPIAGVIGLGATLDYLGGLDQQAVAEHEEKLHAYLLHGLQARNGIRLLGTPQLALVSFVVDGVHNADLAHLLTEQGVAVRAGHHCAMPLLKSLGLHGAIRVSLALYNDSEDLERLFEALDQALELLR; encoded by the coding sequence ATGCTTGTTCCCTCCCCGTGGCGCGCCGACTTCCCGGCCATCGCCGCCCTGCAACGTCAGGACCAGACCTACCTGGACAACGCCGCCACCACCCAGAAGCCCCAGGCCCTGCTGGATGCCCTGGCGCACTACTACGCCAATGGCGCGGCCAACGTGCACCGTGCCCAGCACCTGCCCGGCGCCCATGCCACCCAGGCTTTCGAAGACAGCCGCAGCAAGGTCGGCCAATGGCTCAATGTCGGCGATTGCGGACAGATCGTCTTTACCCATGGCGCGACTTCTGCGCTGAACCTCCTGGCCTATGGCCTCGAACATCAATTCCAGGCGGGCGATGAAATCGTCGTCAGCGCCCTGGAACACCACGCCAACCTGTTGCCCTGGCAGCAACTGGCCCAACGCCGCGGACTGGGCCTGGTGATCCTGCCACTGGACGCCGACGGACTGATCGACATCGAGGCGGCCAGCCGCCTGATCGGCCCACGTACCCGCTTGCTGGCGGTCAGCCAGCTGTCCAACGTCCTCGGTGCCTGGCAGCCGCTGACCCCGCTGCTGGCCATGGCCAGGGCGCAGGGTGCCTTGACCGTGATCGACGGCGCCCAGGGCGTGGTCCATGGCCGGCATGACGTGCAGGCCCTGGGTTGTGACTTCTACGTGTTCTCCAGCCACAAGCTGTACGGCCCCGATGGAGTCGGCGTGCTCTTCGGCCGCCACTCGGCGCTCAAGGAGCTGCGCCACTGGCAGTTCGGCGGAGAAATGGTGCAGGACGCCGATTACCAGCACGCCAGCTTCCGTCCGGCGCCCCTGGGCTTCGAGGCCGGCACTCCGCCCATCGCCGGTGTCATCGGCCTGGGCGCCACCCTGGACTACCTTGGCGGCCTCGACCAGCAAGCCGTCGCCGAACATGAAGAAAAACTGCATGCCTACCTGCTGCACGGGCTGCAGGCCCGCAACGGCATTCGCCTGCTGGGTACGCCGCAACTGGCACTGGTCAGCTTCGTGGTCGATGGCGTGCATAACGCCGACCTGGCGCACCTGCTGACCGAGCAGGGCGTCGCAGTGCGCGCCGGACATCACTGCGCCATGCCCCTGCTCAAGAGCCTCGGGCTGCACGGGGCGATCCGTGTATCGCTGGCGCTGTACAACGACTCGGAGGATCTGGAACGCCTCTTCGAGGCCCTGGACCAGGCCCTGGAGCTGCTGCGATGA
- a CDS encoding SufE family protein gives MSLPEDASTALRVFQDAAGWEQRARLLMQWGERLPALDESARTEANRVQGCESQVWLVATLHEDHWHFAAATDARLIRGLVALLLARVNGLSAPALREVDLADWFNQLGLSRQLSPSRANGLNAVLQRMSELASAL, from the coding sequence ATGAGCCTGCCGGAAGACGCCAGCACGGCATTGCGGGTATTCCAGGACGCGGCCGGCTGGGAGCAACGGGCACGCCTGCTGATGCAGTGGGGCGAACGCCTGCCGGCCCTGGACGAAAGCGCCAGGACCGAGGCCAATCGGGTACAGGGTTGCGAAAGCCAGGTCTGGCTGGTGGCGACCCTGCATGAGGACCATTGGCACTTTGCCGCCGCCACCGATGCGCGGCTGATCCGAGGCCTGGTGGCGCTGCTGCTGGCACGCGTCAACGGCCTGTCGGCGCCCGCGCTGCGCGAGGTGGACCTGGCGGACTGGTTCAACCAATTGGGCCTGTCACGCCAACTCTCGCCCTCACGCGCCAACGGCCTGAATGCAGTGCTGCAACGGATGAGCGAACTGGCCAGCGCCCTGTAG
- the tcdA gene encoding tRNA cyclic N6-threonylcarbamoyladenosine(37) synthase TcdA, protein MVMSTEDPRFAGVARLYGIEGLERLRAAHVAIVGVGGVGSWAAEAIARCGVGEISLFDLDDVCVSNSNRQLHALDSTVGRPKVEVMAERLRGINPGCTVHAVTDFVTRDTMAEYITPNIDCVIDCIDSVNAKAALIAWCKRRKIQIITTGGAGGQIDPTLIQVCDLNRTFNDPLASKVRSTLRRDYGFSRTVTRHYSVPCVFSTEQLRYPKPDGSICLQKSFVGDGVKLDCAGGFGAVMMVTATFGMVAATKAVDKLVAGVRRPSERSKAV, encoded by the coding sequence ATGGTCATGAGTACAGAAGATCCACGGTTTGCCGGCGTCGCCCGTTTGTATGGCATTGAAGGCCTGGAGCGGCTACGGGCGGCCCATGTGGCGATCGTCGGCGTCGGCGGTGTTGGTTCCTGGGCGGCTGAAGCCATTGCCCGTTGCGGGGTGGGGGAAATCTCGCTGTTCGACCTGGACGATGTCTGCGTCAGCAACAGCAACCGGCAACTGCATGCCCTGGACAGCACCGTGGGACGACCCAAGGTCGAGGTCATGGCCGAGCGCCTGCGGGGCATCAACCCAGGGTGCACGGTGCATGCGGTCACGGACTTCGTCACCCGTGACACCATGGCCGAATACATCACCCCGAACATCGATTGCGTGATCGACTGCATCGACAGCGTGAACGCCAAGGCAGCGCTGATCGCCTGGTGCAAGCGGCGCAAGATCCAGATCATCACCACGGGCGGGGCCGGCGGGCAGATCGACCCCACCCTGATCCAGGTCTGCGACCTGAACCGCACCTTCAACGATCCGTTGGCTTCCAAGGTGCGCTCCACGTTGCGGCGCGACTATGGTTTTTCGCGAACCGTGACCCGGCACTACAGCGTGCCGTGCGTGTTTTCCACCGAGCAGCTGCGCTATCCCAAGCCGGACGGCAGCATCTGCCTGCAGAAGAGCTTCGTCGGTGATGGGGTCAAGCTCGACTGCGCCGGTGGCTTTGGTGCGGTGATGATGGTGACCGCGACCTTCGGCATGGTGGCGGCGACCAAGGCCGTGGACAAGCTGGTGGCCGGCGTGCGCCGTCCGTCCGAGCGCAGCAAGGCGGTGTAG
- a CDS encoding glycosyltransferase gives MSSRKFGLNLVIVLAIAALFTGFWALINRPVSAPDWPEQISGFSYSPFQLGQFPQKDQYPSDDEMRRDLEIMSKLTDNIRTYSVDGSLGDIPQLAEEFGLRVTLGIWISPDLERNEREIMRAIDLANTSRSVVRVVVGNEAIFRKEITADQLSVVLDRVRAAVKVPVTTSEQWHVWEEHPELAQHVDLIAAHILPYWEFIPVGQAEQFVLDRARDLKKMFPKKPLLLSEVGWPSNGRMRGGADASPADQAIYLRTLVNELNRQGYNYFVIEAFDQPWKASDEGSVGAYWGVFNAARQQKFNFEGPVVAIPQWRVLAIGSVVLALLSLTLLMIDGSALRQRGRTFLTFIAFLCGSVLVWIGYDYSQQYSTWFSLTVGFLLALGALGVFIVLLTEAHELAEAVWIHKRRREFLPVEGDSSYRPKVSIHVPCYNEPPEMVKQTLNALANLDYPDFEVLIIDNNTKDPAVWEPVQAYCETLGPRFKFFHVAPLAGFKGGALNYLLPHTAKDAEVIAVIDSDYCVDRNWLKHMVPHFADPKIAIVQSPQDYRDQNESTFKKLCYAEYKGFFHIGMVTRNDRDAIIQHGTMTMTRRSVLQELGWADWCICEDAELGLRVFEKGLSAAYHHESYGKGLMPDTFIDFKKQRFRWAYGAIQIIKRHTASLLRGKDTELTRGQRYHFLAGWLPWVADGMNIFFTVGALLWSAAMIIVPRQVDPPLLIFAIPPLALFVFKVGKIIFLYRRAVGVNLKDAFCAALAGLALSHTIAKAVLYGFFTSSIPFFRTPKNANSHGFWVAISEAREELFIMLLLWGAALGIFLVQGLPSNDMRFWVTMLLVQSLPYVAALVMAFLSSLPKPVPEAEPAPAT, from the coding sequence ATGTCATCGCGTAAATTTGGACTCAACCTGGTGATCGTGCTGGCCATCGCCGCACTGTTCACCGGTTTCTGGGCGCTGATCAATCGCCCAGTCTCGGCCCCCGACTGGCCGGAACAGATCTCCGGCTTCTCCTACTCGCCCTTCCAGCTGGGTCAGTTCCCGCAGAAGGACCAGTATCCGTCCGACGATGAAATGCGTCGCGACCTGGAGATCATGAGCAAGCTGACCGACAACATTCGTACCTATTCAGTGGACGGCAGCCTGGGAGACATTCCCCAGTTGGCCGAAGAATTCGGCCTGCGGGTGACCCTGGGGATCTGGATCAGCCCGGACCTGGAGCGCAACGAGCGCGAGATCATGCGCGCCATCGATCTGGCCAATACGTCCCGTAGCGTGGTGCGGGTGGTGGTCGGCAACGAAGCGATCTTCCGCAAGGAGATCACCGCCGACCAGTTGTCGGTGGTCCTCGACCGCGTGCGTGCGGCAGTGAAGGTGCCAGTGACCACTTCCGAGCAGTGGCACGTCTGGGAGGAACACCCGGAACTGGCCCAGCACGTAGACCTGATCGCCGCCCACATCCTGCCCTACTGGGAGTTCATCCCGGTGGGCCAGGCCGAGCAGTTCGTCCTCGACCGTGCTCGCGACCTGAAGAAGATGTTTCCGAAAAAACCGCTGCTGCTGTCCGAGGTGGGCTGGCCAAGCAACGGCCGCATGCGCGGTGGGGCCGATGCCAGCCCGGCTGACCAGGCGATCTACCTGCGGACCCTGGTGAATGAGCTCAATCGCCAGGGCTACAACTACTTTGTCATCGAAGCCTTCGACCAGCCGTGGAAGGCCAGCGACGAGGGGTCAGTGGGCGCCTACTGGGGCGTGTTCAACGCCGCCCGCCAGCAGAAGTTCAATTTCGAAGGACCGGTGGTAGCCATCCCGCAATGGCGGGTGCTGGCCATCGGTTCGGTGGTCCTGGCACTGCTGTCGCTGACCCTCTTGATGATCGACGGCTCGGCCCTGCGCCAGCGCGGCCGGACCTTCCTGACCTTCATCGCGTTTCTCTGCGGTTCGGTGCTGGTGTGGATCGGCTACGACTACAGCCAGCAGTACAGCACCTGGTTCAGCTTGACGGTGGGCTTCCTGCTGGCGCTCGGGGCGCTGGGGGTGTTCATCGTGCTGCTCACCGAGGCCCATGAACTGGCCGAGGCGGTGTGGATCCACAAGCGCCGGCGCGAATTCCTGCCGGTGGAAGGCGACTCCAGCTATCGGCCGAAAGTCTCGATCCATGTGCCTTGCTACAACGAGCCACCGGAGATGGTCAAACAGACCCTCAATGCCCTGGCCAACCTGGATTACCCGGACTTCGAAGTCCTGATCATCGACAACAACACCAAGGACCCGGCTGTCTGGGAGCCGGTGCAGGCCTACTGCGAGACCCTCGGCCCGCGCTTCAAGTTCTTCCACGTCGCCCCCCTGGCCGGCTTCAAGGGTGGCGCACTGAACTACCTGCTGCCGCACACGGCCAAGGATGCCGAAGTGATCGCGGTGATCGACTCCGACTACTGTGTCGACCGCAACTGGCTCAAGCACATGGTCCCGCACTTCGCCGATCCGAAGATCGCCATCGTGCAGTCGCCCCAGGATTATCGCGACCAGAACGAAAGCACCTTCAAGAAGCTCTGCTACGCGGAATACAAGGGGTTCTTCCATATCGGCATGGTCACCCGCAATGACCGCGACGCGATCATCCAGCACGGCACCATGACCATGACCCGCCGTTCGGTACTCCAGGAGCTGGGCTGGGCCGACTGGTGCATCTGCGAGGATGCCGAACTGGGCCTGCGGGTGTTCGAGAAGGGCCTGTCGGCCGCCTACCACCACGAAAGCTATGGCAAGGGCCTGATGCCCGACACCTTCATCGACTTCAAGAAGCAGCGTTTCCGCTGGGCCTACGGCGCGATCCAGATCATCAAGCGCCATACCGCCAGCCTGCTGCGGGGCAAGGATACCGAGCTGACCCGTGGCCAGCGCTACCACTTCCTGGCGGGCTGGCTGCCGTGGGTGGCCGACGGCATGAACATCTTCTTCACCGTCGGCGCGCTGTTGTGGTCGGCGGCGATGATCATCGTGCCCAGGCAGGTGGACCCTCCGCTGTTGATCTTCGCTATTCCGCCGCTGGCGCTGTTCGTGTTCAAGGTCGGCAAGATCATCTTCCTCTACCGCCGGGCGGTGGGCGTGAACCTCAAGGATGCCTTCTGCGCGGCCCTGGCGGGCCTGGCCTTGTCCCATACCATCGCCAAGGCAGTGCTGTACGGCTTCTTCACCAGCAGCATTCCGTTCTTCCGTACTCCGAAGAACGCCAACAGCCATGGTTTCTGGGTAGCGATTTCCGAGGCCCGGGAAGAGCTGTTCATCATGCTGCTGTTGTGGGGCGCGGCGCTGGGGATCTTCCTGGTCCAGGGCCTGCCGAGCAACGACATGCGCTTCTGGGTGACCATGCTGCTGGTGCAGTCGCTGCCCTACGTGGCGGCGCTGGTGATGGCGTTCCTGTCGTCGCTGCCCAAGCCGGTACCAGAGGCTGAACCGGCCCCTGCGACCTGA
- the dapE gene encoding succinyl-diaminopimelate desuccinylase, whose protein sequence is MTAHAELSPTLQLACDLIRRPSVTPVDADCQKLMMQRLGDAGFQLEPMRIEEVDNFWATHGKHEGPVLCFAGHTDVVPTGPVQAWQNDPFDALIDEHGMLCGRGAADMKGSLAAMLVAAERFVGDYPDHKGSVAFLITSDEEGPAHHGTKAVIERLAARKERLDWCIVGEPSSTSLVGDVVKNGRRGSLGAKLTVRGVQGHVAYPHLAKNPIHLAAAALAELAAEHWDDGNAFFPPTSFQISNLNSGTGATNVIPGELTALFNFRFSTESTVEGLQQRVAAILDKHELDWHVEWALSGLPFLTEPGALLDAVSASIKQVTGRETKASTSGGTSDGRFIATLGTQVVELGPVNATIHQVNERILASDLDVLTEIYYQTLVRLLA, encoded by the coding sequence ATGACGGCCCACGCCGAGCTTTCGCCGACCCTGCAACTTGCCTGTGACCTGATCCGTCGCCCCTCGGTGACCCCGGTCGACGCCGACTGCCAGAAGCTGATGATGCAGCGCCTGGGCGATGCCGGGTTTCAGCTGGAGCCGATGCGCATCGAGGAGGTGGACAACTTCTGGGCCACCCATGGCAAGCATGAGGGCCCGGTGTTGTGCTTCGCCGGCCACACCGACGTGGTGCCTACGGGCCCGGTCCAGGCCTGGCAGAACGATCCGTTCGATGCCCTGATCGACGAGCACGGCATGCTCTGTGGTCGTGGCGCAGCGGACATGAAAGGCAGCCTGGCGGCGATGCTGGTGGCCGCCGAGCGCTTCGTCGGCGACTACCCGGACCACAAGGGCTCGGTGGCCTTCCTGATCACCAGTGATGAAGAAGGTCCGGCGCACCACGGTACCAAGGCCGTGATCGAGCGCCTGGCAGCCCGCAAGGAGCGCCTGGACTGGTGCATCGTTGGCGAACCCTCGAGCACCAGCCTGGTGGGCGATGTGGTGAAGAACGGCCGGCGCGGCTCCCTCGGCGCCAAGCTCACGGTCCGCGGGGTCCAGGGCCACGTGGCCTATCCGCACCTGGCCAAGAATCCGATCCACCTGGCGGCCGCGGCCCTGGCGGAGCTGGCGGCCGAGCACTGGGATGACGGCAACGCCTTCTTCCCGCCCACCAGCTTCCAGATCTCCAACCTCAATTCCGGCACCGGCGCGACCAACGTGATTCCCGGCGAGCTGACGGCGCTGTTCAACTTCCGGTTCTCCACCGAGTCCACCGTCGAAGGCCTGCAACAGCGGGTCGCAGCGATCCTCGACAAGCACGAACTGGACTGGCACGTGGAATGGGCCCTGTCCGGCCTGCCGTTCCTCACCGAACCCGGCGCCCTGCTGGACGCGGTATCGGCCAGCATCAAGCAGGTCACCGGCCGCGAGACCAAGGCTTCCACCAGCGGTGGTACTTCCGATGGCCGCTTCATCGCCACCCTGGGCACCCAGGTCGTGGAGCTGGGACCGGTCAACGCCACCATCCACCAGGTCAACGAGCGGATCCTGGCCAGCGACCTGGACGTGCTGACCGAAATCTACTACCAGACCCTGGTCCGGTTGCTCGCCTGA